cactgcttcctcttGTGGTTCTCAAAGGACACAGCCAATAAAACAGGAGGGAAAACCACCCAACCTCCTCAATGCTTGGATATGTCAAAGGAAACCTTGAGGAACACagggtgggtctgtgctgcctgaccaagccagagcccttccatgatggagtggctgccttggtgcacaagggaagagctagagatgccaccactctggacttctgccatgccctggacacatcagccctgcccagcatccttgtccctcctttggtgagctatggatctgatggaggcacagtttggagaatgagcaattgcctggctggtcacatccagggggttgtggtcaatgcctCAGAGGCCCGATAGacgtcagtgaccagtggtgtccctcagggtgacagcagaagctccctggacactggggactcagtgtcctggtggtgctgctggacaagagagctggaggggcctccaaaacagaactgttGTGATTGctcaagtctttcagacttgctcagggaatgaggagctcactaaagtgaaaagatactgagaaaccacacagtcccttccctgggaagaaacatctccccatccaaacctcccctccctctctttatccagctccaagaggaacagacatatatatatatacatctatctatctatctatctatctatctatctatctatctatctatctatctatctatctatctaacaAAATCaattcagctttaaattaaatctctttgtTTATCCTGTTCCTATGAAGTAGTGGTTagaaagaagttttattttataCAAGTTACATTTAGTAAAGACATTGAAAACATGGTTTTAATGTGTCAAATTCTGCAACTGCAGCAAATccctccctgactgacagtgatgagtgcctgctgtcagggagggatcagaaggtcctgtccagagggtgggagcagatatatgccctcttctccaggatctgctttgcagctttcttaatggaatcatccagattttcatctgcatctatggagaaagagagaaaagtcatctaagggagcataaagagctgttgtaaatttctttcaagaagtgtttttgagtacaaatgcaagagtgagtgccaggaagaaactgaacattgtcttctgaaaaagattgattattacagactgagattcgcagagccaatgcacagctggtcagtacatcccaaagagtccaaatccctcgtttctatcagtcacttgacaggagtatacacataaaatatagattttatattgctcaataaagaacccaggcagtttgctttagctatgaagtgaagagactcttttcaacaggttccagctctgctgcttgtttgaattaaaagcagagaaaaactcttCTGTTGGTCACATCAAACCCAACTTCTTTTGATCACAGTCTGAAAGACAGAAGAGTGTAAGAATTATTTTATAGTACTTACATTTTTCTAATTGAGCCATGGCATAATTATTCTTGAAATACGCTTCTGTGCAGAAGATATTTGTAAGAAGCACCTGGAAAAGGAGTAAATATGATTTAAAAAAtagtgaatgaatttcataaagaaaaccaTGTAGAAAAAATACAGTaatttaaacttctcaaagccctttgataatagagccctgattcccagtcatgtccagtgcagcctcagctgtccctttgaggccagaactgcaaacactaagggctgggatgagccttcacccagaattggctccaagactgattgggaatcaatccagaacagggctcacacaaagagcaaagtttcatggccaaatccaaaccttcattaggttggatttgttttaacactgaactggagcatatttgcttgtCCTGCAACACCACTGTTTCCATTAAACTTTTCAtgagctacaaaataagcattgccctgtcctgaactgtgctgcccaaacactgttGTGCTTATATGTTATTATTAATGATTATATGGAAAGAGCTTGGGAAGAACTGCATGGTGTTAACAGATTTGAGAGAATGTGCAGGGTTGTGGTGAGGTTCTAAATGTCTGTGTATGTGTTAAAGAAGCATTTTAAACATGTTGAGAGTGTGCAGCTCAACAGGCAGAGCCCCTGAGAGGCTTCTGCACTCTGGCAGGTTTAGCCACATTCTGCTGCACTATTATGGGAGAGTTTGCTCTAATTGCCCAGAGATGCAGCCTGCCTGCTCCCAGGAGCACAGCCTGAGGGGaatggctgctgctgaggggcaCTCACCTCGTGGTCGTGGTTCCTGAGCCCGATGCTGATGGAGCGGCTGGCCCGGGAGATGGCTGCAGTCATTGCATACAAATTAatcaccacatctgccactctcTTCAGCACCAGCTGCTCCTCCACTATTGTCTGGGAGAGGGAAAATCATTATTAGCTTGTGGTTTGTCAGTTCAAAACTTCAACCAAATATCACTGTCCATACTTCGTGTTTAGGTCCAGCTTTACTCTGCATAAACAGGTTCTAGACTAGGTCAGAAATTATCAGTTAGTTTTGGGCTTACTAAGCTGCACCTTTTAACAGTCTGCTTGTAAAACTGTAATTCTGATGTGTGCCTTAAACCActctgctaaatgcctgcaaCAGCAGGATTTGTGCTTATATGAGGAGAAGAAAACAAGCAATTCCCTGAGGGTGCTGGTGCTTTGGTTTTGGCTCTAACAACGTAACTTCTCCATTACACTGAGGTACAGAATGTCAGTGCATTTTCTCACACCCAGTGAGAAGGTGTTGTGTGAAGGAAGTGCTGGTCCTGCCACACTCAGTCCCCTACAGTTTCCAGTGGGGCCCCAAGGATAAACTATTCAGTAACAAAGACAAGAGTTTATAAATAGTTACCTTGCCAAACCTACTTAGCAGGCCCCTGACTGTAGTTCCAAAATAATGAACGTTTTCTTCAAGTTTCTTGGCATTCTCCTGTAAAACAGAACATAAAATAGAACAATTTGAGTAGTCTTATAACAGGAAAGGAACATACCCCCATCCCATTTAAAGAGGACACTGGATTTTCTCATTTTAACATTCATCCACGTTGCTGTTGAAAGCCAGACAGGCACTATTTTTTCTCTCAAACATCCATTAAAATTTTCTGGAGTTTACTCTTGGTAACTTTCAATATAGGCTCACGCTGACAAAACTAACTAACAGAATAGCCCATAAAAAATATACCTTATATTTTTGCTATTAACAGAGCATTCATTTTTGGTcataaaaaccttttcctaagTGATTAAGCAAGTATGTGTAGGTGTAATTCACAGAAATTCTTACCTGGAACTCtgttccaattaaacaggaaaaacTCCTGTTTTGTAACTAGCCTTACAACAAAGGGCAGCTATTACAGACACTTTAATATGGTGAAGCCTCAATTTATACAAATTACCTAAATTTGTTTGGATCTAAACCTGGATTTGGTATAAGCACAGGCTTAGAGCAGCCTTCATCTTCTCTTGATACCTAGACAATAACCTGTAACGTCCTACCCTGTCATGGTGCCAACATCTGCTTACCCTGGGAAATCCCACTGCCCCTGAGCACACATTTTGGTTTGCAAAACAGGAGATGAAATGTGGCAAGCAGCAAAGGGAACACACAGGAGAGCTCAGCAGAGAGGCCCTTACCTGGAGGCTGGGGTGCACCACCCCATGGTGACCTACAAGCCCCAGATCCACCTTCCTGCCCAGGTTGTCCTGCAACCTGGTCATGAACTCCCCCAGCGCCACTCCCACGTTTCCTTTCTTGATTGCTCTGAAATGATGGGGAAAGAATGGCTGTTAAAAATTCCAGGAGATTCAGACACAACCAGTTGGAATTCCAAATGCTTTAGCAAAATGCCTGCAGCTTGTCCATGAATTACCACGTCCTGATCCATTACTGCATTACTGTGAAGTCTGGAGAACAACTGTGGAGCCTCAAGAGTCATCAGCTGCTCTCAAAGACACCCAGAAGGAGCTCCAGAGACCAGTACTCAATATGCACAACACAGCTGTTGTGCCAATACAACTTCATTCAGACACAAAATAATCATTACTGGTCTTGAAAGAAATAATTACTGCTTGTGTAAAAGTCCAAGATAAAATGCACTAAATGCTTCAACTCCTAAATCTATGAACCATCCCATTAAAAAGACAAAGAGCCCCTGTAACACTGAACTTTTACAGacaataaatataaaatactGCAGGTTTTCCCTGCAGTTTCTTCTCTCATCTATAAAGTTATCTGATTCTGTTTAGTTTATTTAAATCTTTTAACAATAAATAAGAACATACTTAATTTTGTCAGTTAAGATCTTCCCTGCATGCTGCATGCCTGTCAGTGCAATGTACATTCTCAGGATTTCATTGGTTCCCTggaaaaagcagaagagaaagTGAGACAGGTGAGGACCCAGAGTTTACAAGAGTGAGTGTTTTCCAAGCAGGTCTGTTGTGCCCCTGTGCCCTTCCCACTGCTGCAGTATCACATGTTGACTCTCCTCACCCATAAACCGCTGCCTTTTGCTTTATCTCAGTTTTAATTCTGATTTCATGGGGCATTGCAGAAGTCAAGCCCCTCATCATTAAACACACAAATATACCCCAATGAAAAAGAAACCAGACTAAATGCATTTTGATTAAAATGTTCCAGTGAAGGAACATTTGAACAGTTGTAGAACTACTCAAAATGAGCTGAGTTAAAATCAAGTCTGGCAATGACTCTGATGTGCACACGATGGGCCACTGACAATCCAGCTTGGAAAGAGAACAAGCTTCAGAACCAACCcttcttttaatttaaatgtcCCTCAATAAGTTAATTAAATGTCTAAGTTATATTTTCTGAGTTTCCCTGCTTCACTTGTGAGAAGCACACAAGAGGAAAGGTCACTGCTGTGACTCACACTGTGGTCAGTCTGTAAAAGCCATCATAGCTTATTTTACTACAGGGAACTATTACTGATATTCCAAAGAAAACAAGGTTAGTCCTGCAGTCTTACTGTACAGACTTTGCAGCTGAAGGAACAAAGTCCTGATCAATCAAACCTGAGGTTTCTGCTCACCTTTACAGGAGGTGTGAGCTGCAGTCTGCAGTGAAAAGGGGATGCTGGTACTTGCCTCAAAGATGAGCAGGATCCTGGTGTCCCTGAGGTAGCGCTCGTAGGGATAATCCTTCATGTAGCCAAGGCCCCCAAGGATCTGCAGAGCCTCGCTCACACAGGCCCAGGCACCCTCAGAGCTGAACACCTGCCATGGAACAGGGTTTGACCAGCGGTGAGTCCATAATAAATCAGCAATAAACACAGGATGCCCTGCTCTGGGGTTGTACCCACAGGACACTGCTGCCGTGTTTTCTGTGTGTTACACCAGTCCtggagctgtgtccctgcagctcaggggTTTGCTGCTGCCAAATTCAGCGATGCAACCACAGGGCACTCTCCAAAAGGGCACATTCCAGGGACAGGGGCACCCCACACGGGCAGAGCAGCTGCTTGGCTGGAGCCCAGAGCAGGAGTTTTCTGCAGTGACCACGAGGGACACCCTGGCAGCCACAGCCTGGATATTCCAAGGGTTTGTTGTGCCACCAGCTCCCTGGGaaagctggcacagcagcagcctggccagTGTAACTGAGTGTCCCTGTGCTCGTGTGAGGCCTCCTCAGACCCCAGCTCAGGGGCTGTGACATTCCCAACCGGCTCCCTGCAGGTTGTGTTTTGCACAAGTGTGAGCCTGTGGGACACAGACAGAACAGCACCTGTCATTTCCCCTGGCTGCAGTGCTTCTGTCATCTGTCCAAATGCAGCcctgagccctcagccctctgccAGCCCTGGGTACCTTGACCATGGCAGCCTCCACGGAGCAGTCAGGGAGGCCTGGCCTGTCCATCATGCCTGCAGTCAGGTAAGCCATGCTCTCCATCACGTAGGCTTTCACAGCCATCAAACAAAACTTCTCCTGCCACACAGCAACGGGAGGAATCATACAGAAATTCAGATGCAAAAGTCCACAATCAACCCTCAAactttaaaaaacctgcagtttTTATGTGTTTTACATCATCAAATTAATCAATCAGTAAAAAGTACCACTTCAAAACAACAATAAATAGAAAATACTTTTATACATTTATCATTCTGGACATTTCAAAGACTGGTGTACAGAAGTCAACACCAGGTTCACACAAATTTCTAGCAAATCCTTTAAACGAATACAGCCAAAATACCCCCAATGCAATCTATGTCCTGGCACCTAGCATAGAGATTTATGTGTTTCATTTTTGTTACCTGAATTAATCCAAACTGGCTGAGTTTCTTATTGAATTGTTTCCTGGTGCAAGCATACTCTGATGTCAGctctttaaagaaagaaaaacaaatcaaatCTCAGAGGGGCTGTGACAGACCCTTCCAGCTGCTGGTGTCCTTCCCTGGATGGTGACACTCCAGTCCATGCCCAGGAGCCCCCTGGCTGCTCCCAAGCAGCACTTTGTGAAAATCACCCTCACACTGATGGTGTTGATCA
This region of Melospiza melodia melodia isolate bMelMel2 chromosome 10, bMelMel2.pri, whole genome shotgun sequence genomic DNA includes:
- the ACAD9 gene encoding complex I assembly factor ACAD9, mitochondrial translates to MQIPEEYGGLGLSNTMYARLGEITSLDGSIAVTLAAHQAIGLKGILIAGTEEQKAKYLPRLASGEHIAAFCLTEPGSGSDAASIQTRATLSEDGKHFLLNGSKVWISNGGLASIFTVFARTEVVDKDGQVKDKITAFIVERDFGGVSHGKPEDKLGIRGSNTCEVHFENTKVPIENVIGEVGGGFKVAMNILNSGRFSMGSASAGMIKKLIELTSEYACTRKQFNKKLSQFGLIQEKFCLMAVKAYVMESMAYLTAGMMDRPGLPDCSVEAAMVKVFSSEGAWACVSEALQILGGLGYMKDYPYERYLRDTRILLIFEGTNEILRMYIALTGMQHAGKILTDKIKAIKKGNVGVALGEFMTRLQDNLGRKVDLGLVGHHGVVHPSLQENAKKLEENVHYFGTTVRGLLSRFGKTIVEEQLVLKRVADVVINLYAMTAAISRASRSISIGLRNHDHEVLLTNIFCTEAYFKNNYAMAQLEKYADENLDDSIKKAAKQILEKRAYICSHPLDRTF